In bacterium, one genomic interval encodes:
- a CDS encoding efflux RND transporter periplasmic adaptor subunit → MKLRNIVLIAIAVVAIGGLVGRRLMSSNSVQPGSPSGQRGQGAPLNVSALIVEPQTLNTRISSTGSLLANEEVILRPETSGKIIKIYFQEGKVVEKGDLLVKINDDELQAGLDKAIHRKKQVDDRLKRNEALYKTQGVSQEDYEAAVTEANSLQAEVDLLKAQIAKTEIHAPFRGVVGLRNVSEGAYVTSETQIASFQDISRLKLDFSAPERYGPLLAVGTVVTFKLEGHPSDHKATIYAVEPRIDRNTRTIQIRALTEPSDKSILPGAFANVDIPLERVDNALMVPTQALIPDLKSYKLFVYEGGKAAVRVVQAGARTEQSVQILEGLHPGDTLITSGLLQIRPGASIQISNLQSASNE, encoded by the coding sequence ATGAAACTTCGCAATATCGTCCTGATAGCCATCGCCGTAGTCGCGATCGGCGGCCTGGTGGGTCGTCGCCTAATGTCCTCCAATTCAGTTCAGCCGGGTTCTCCCTCGGGCCAACGTGGCCAAGGGGCGCCACTGAATGTCAGCGCGTTGATCGTTGAACCACAGACGCTGAACACCCGCATCTCCTCGACCGGATCATTGCTGGCCAACGAAGAAGTGATCCTTCGACCAGAGACCTCCGGCAAGATCATCAAGATCTATTTCCAGGAAGGAAAAGTGGTCGAAAAGGGGGATCTGTTGGTCAAGATCAATGATGACGAATTGCAGGCCGGCCTCGATAAAGCGATTCACCGGAAAAAGCAGGTTGATGACCGGCTGAAACGAAATGAAGCGCTTTACAAGACTCAGGGAGTCAGCCAGGAAGATTACGAAGCGGCGGTGACAGAAGCAAACTCCCTTCAAGCCGAGGTAGATCTGCTCAAGGCTCAGATCGCCAAGACAGAGATCCATGCTCCTTTTCGCGGCGTGGTGGGGCTACGCAATGTTTCTGAAGGTGCGTATGTGACTTCGGAGACGCAGATCGCATCGTTTCAGGATATCAGCCGCCTCAAACTGGACTTCTCGGCGCCCGAGAGATACGGCCCGCTCCTCGCTGTGGGGACAGTAGTGACTTTCAAACTGGAGGGTCACCCGAGTGATCATAAGGCGACTATCTATGCGGTTGAGCCACGAATTGACCGGAATACCCGGACGATCCAAATCCGGGCACTGACCGAGCCCTCAGACAAGTCTATCCTTCCCGGAGCGTTTGCGAATGTCGATATCCCGTTGGAGCGCGTTGACAATGCGCTGATGGTCCCCACTCAGGCTCTCATTCCCGATTTGAAAAGTTACAAGTTGTTCGTCTATGAAGGGGGCAAAGCGGCTGTGCGCGTGGTACAGGCGGGAGCGCGGACCGAGCAGTCGGTTCAGATCTTAGAGGGATTACATCCGGGTGACACACTGATCACGTCGGGTCTGTTGCAGATCAGGCCGGGAGCCTCGATCCAGATATCCAATCTCCAGAGCGCGAGTAACGAATGA
- a CDS encoding efflux RND transporter permease subunit, giving the protein MSLSNVSIHRPVLAIVMSIAIVIFGMIGLRSLGVREYPSVDPPLVTVTTNYTGANADVIESQITEPLETSINGIAGIRSLTSASRDGRSSITVEFNLNADLEAAANDVRDRVSRATGQLPADADPPIVSKADADASPIVFLSLKSDTRDLLSLSEIANNLFKERIQTIPGVSEVRIWGERRYSMRLWMDPAKLAAYGLTATDVRNAVTRENVELPTGRIEGDATELSIRTSGLLSSEDEFNNTIIKDLDGQLVRFKDVGYAMLGSENERTILRRDGIPMVGIAVTPQPGSNNIAIADEFYRRIEQIKKDVPADIEMGYGFDITTFIRKSITEVEETILIAFALVIMIIFLFLRDWRTTVIPAAAIPISLIGTFFIMYVVGFTINVLTLLGIVLAIGIVVDDAIVVLENIYAKVEAGRSPMEAAIVGSKEIFFAIVSTTAALAAVFLPIIFLQGLTGRLFTEFGVVLAGSVIISAFVALTLTPMMASRILKPHAQHSRFYRATEPFFVRMNANYAASLDWFLKHRSLAFVVMAVTLGLIILVGANLKRELSPLEDRSAMRLQITGPEGTSFEAMDQIVTQLVDLVRDTAGAEAKAVVSVTSPGFGSSTVNTGFIRLMLVDPDQRSLSQQQIANKLASGLTKMNDARTIVVQEQTIGGGGRGGGLPVQYVIQAPNFERLREVLPKFLEEARADETFQSVDVNLKFNKPELRVEIDRERARVLGVSMLDVAQTLQFALSGQRFGYFIRDGKQYQIIGQVQRYNRDEPLDLKALYVRNSRGELIQLDNIVTVTEQSNPPQLYRFNRYVSATVSAALAPGRTLGEGIAAMDAVKEKVLDETFQTALDGTSKEFAESSSSLEFAFILALILIYLILAAQFESFRDPFVILLTVPLALAGALISLWYFNQTINIFSQIGMIMLIGLVTKNGILIVEFANQRREQGLTKFEAVREASIARFRPILMTSLSTTLGTLPIALALGAGAESRVSMGIAVVGGLILSTVMTLFVIPALYTYVSSHTLKASDLIEVEEQSATAERTA; this is encoded by the coding sequence ATGAGCCTGTCAAACGTATCGATCCATCGTCCCGTGCTCGCGATCGTGATGTCGATCGCTATCGTCATTTTTGGAATGATCGGCCTTCGGTCGCTTGGCGTGCGCGAATATCCGAGCGTCGACCCGCCATTGGTGACGGTGACGACCAATTACACGGGTGCCAACGCCGATGTGATCGAGTCGCAGATCACTGAGCCACTGGAAACATCCATCAACGGTATCGCCGGGATACGATCGTTGACCTCGGCGAGCCGTGACGGTCGATCGTCCATAACAGTAGAGTTTAATCTCAATGCGGACCTTGAAGCGGCCGCCAATGATGTTCGCGATCGCGTGTCGCGGGCGACCGGTCAATTACCTGCGGACGCCGATCCGCCAATAGTTTCGAAAGCGGACGCAGATGCGAGCCCGATCGTCTTCCTCAGTCTCAAAAGCGACACCCGCGACCTGCTTTCGTTATCCGAAATAGCCAACAATCTGTTCAAGGAACGGATCCAGACGATCCCGGGCGTGTCGGAAGTTAGAATATGGGGCGAGCGGCGCTATTCCATGCGCCTCTGGATGGACCCTGCCAAACTGGCGGCATATGGTCTCACGGCGACGGATGTCCGAAATGCTGTCACGCGCGAGAATGTCGAACTTCCGACAGGGCGCATCGAAGGGGATGCAACTGAGTTAAGTATCCGAACCTCGGGACTCCTCTCCTCTGAGGATGAGTTCAATAATACGATCATCAAGGATCTTGACGGGCAACTTGTCCGCTTCAAGGATGTCGGGTATGCGATGCTCGGCTCAGAGAATGAGCGGACGATCCTTCGCCGCGATGGGATACCGATGGTCGGCATCGCCGTGACGCCGCAGCCGGGTTCGAATAATATTGCCATCGCCGATGAATTTTACCGCCGTATCGAACAGATAAAGAAGGATGTCCCTGCAGATATCGAGATGGGGTACGGATTCGATATTACGACATTCATTCGCAAGTCGATCACCGAGGTAGAGGAGACAATTCTTATCGCGTTCGCGCTGGTGATCATGATCATCTTTCTTTTCCTGCGTGACTGGCGGACCACGGTCATTCCGGCGGCGGCGATACCGATCTCCCTCATTGGCACGTTCTTCATCATGTACGTAGTGGGCTTCACGATCAACGTCCTGACTCTGCTTGGAATTGTGCTGGCGATCGGGATCGTGGTGGATGATGCCATTGTGGTGCTGGAAAATATCTACGCCAAAGTAGAGGCGGGGCGTTCTCCGATGGAGGCCGCGATCGTCGGCTCCAAAGAGATATTTTTCGCGATCGTATCGACGACGGCGGCATTGGCCGCAGTGTTTCTTCCGATCATATTCCTGCAGGGTTTGACCGGCCGATTATTCACTGAGTTTGGTGTGGTGTTGGCTGGGTCGGTCATTATTTCCGCGTTTGTCGCCCTGACGTTGACGCCGATGATGGCATCGCGCATCCTCAAACCACATGCGCAGCATAGTCGGTTCTATCGGGCGACCGAGCCGTTTTTTGTCCGGATGAATGCAAATTATGCGGCGAGCCTGGATTGGTTTCTGAAACATCGGTCGCTTGCCTTTGTGGTCATGGCCGTTACACTTGGATTGATCATTCTCGTCGGAGCAAATCTAAAGCGCGAGCTTTCGCCACTGGAGGATCGCAGTGCGATGCGCCTGCAGATAACCGGGCCGGAGGGCACTTCTTTTGAGGCAATGGACCAGATAGTTACTCAACTTGTGGATCTGGTTCGAGATACCGCGGGAGCAGAGGCGAAAGCGGTTGTATCAGTGACCTCTCCTGGTTTCGGCTCATCGACGGTCAACACCGGGTTCATTCGGTTGATGTTGGTTGACCCGGATCAGCGTTCGTTATCGCAACAGCAGATCGCCAACAAACTGGCTAGTGGCCTGACCAAGATGAATGATGCGCGTACGATCGTGGTGCAGGAACAGACGATCGGTGGCGGAGGGCGGGGCGGCGGCCTGCCAGTGCAGTATGTTATCCAGGCTCCTAATTTTGAACGGTTACGCGAGGTTCTCCCGAAGTTTCTCGAAGAGGCGCGCGCGGATGAGACATTTCAGTCGGTCGATGTAAACCTGAAGTTTAACAAACCTGAACTTCGGGTGGAGATCGATCGCGAGCGGGCGCGCGTGCTGGGGGTCAGTATGCTCGATGTTGCGCAGACACTGCAGTTTGCGCTCTCAGGCCAGCGTTTTGGTTACTTTATTCGCGATGGCAAGCAGTATCAGATCATCGGGCAGGTGCAGCGTTACAATCGGGATGAACCGCTCGACCTGAAGGCACTCTATGTCCGCAACTCACGCGGTGAACTGATTCAACTTGATAATATCGTGACGGTGACTGAGCAGTCGAATCCGCCGCAATTGTATCGTTTCAATCGATACGTTTCAGCGACAGTGTCGGCTGCATTGGCACCGGGACGGACCCTTGGCGAGGGGATCGCCGCGATGGATGCGGTGAAAGAAAAGGTGCTCGACGAAACTTTTCAGACGGCGCTTGATGGAACCTCCAAAGAGTTTGCCGAGAGTTCTTCCTCGCTTGAATTTGCCTTCATACTCGCTTTGATCCTGATCTACCTGATCCTGGCGGCGCAGTTCGAATCATTCAGGGACCCATTCGTGATCCTGTTAACAGTTCCGCTGGCGCTGGCCGGTGCCTTGATCTCGCTCTGGTATTTCAACCAGACGATCAACATTTTCAGCCAGATCGGCATGATCATGTTGATCGGCTTAGTGACGAAAAACGGCATCCTGATCGTCGAATTCGCCAATCAACGTCGTGAACAGGGGTTGACGAAATTTGAGGCGGTCAGGGAGGCCTCGATCGCGCGATTCCGGCCGATCCTGATGACCTCTCTGTCGACTACGCTGGGGACACTGCCGATCGCGCTGGCACTTGGCGCAGGAGCAGAGAGCCGCGTCTCGATGGGAATAGCGGTGGTCGGTGGATTGATCCTTTCGACTGTGATGACACTTTTTGTGATTCCCGCACTTTACACGTATGTGTCATCACATACGCTGAAGGCATCGGATCTGATAGAAGTCGAAGAACAAAGCGCGACAGCAGAACGGACAGCCTAA
- a CDS encoding SOS response-associated peptidase → MCGRYTLAVQLDLIQDRFLLKNSIPAFAPRYNISPTQTALVITQSSDGRGLETMRWGLVPFWAKDPSIGNKMINARAETLAEKPSFRKSLERKRCLIPADGFYEWKKLPDGRSKIPMRIVVGQGDLFAFAGLWDSWKQPDGSELRTYTIITTEPNQLVAKVHNRMPVILDRKSEDIWLDPEITNPQLLLPLLTPYAGEMRTFEVSKAVNSPANDSPSLIEPTSLL, encoded by the coding sequence ATGTGCGGTCGCTATACCCTGGCAGTTCAACTTGACCTTATCCAGGATCGATTTCTGCTCAAGAATTCGATTCCCGCGTTTGCGCCACGCTATAACATAAGCCCAACCCAGACAGCGCTGGTCATCACACAGTCTTCCGATGGAAGGGGACTTGAGACGATGCGCTGGGGCTTGGTACCGTTTTGGGCCAAAGATCCATCGATCGGCAACAAGATGATCAACGCGCGCGCAGAGACCCTTGCCGAAAAACCAAGCTTTCGCAAGTCGCTTGAGCGAAAGCGATGCCTCATTCCTGCTGACGGATTTTATGAGTGGAAGAAGCTCCCCGATGGCCGCTCGAAAATCCCAATGCGGATTGTCGTCGGGCAGGGTGATCTGTTTGCGTTTGCCGGATTATGGGATAGCTGGAAACAGCCGGATGGCTCGGAGCTTCGTACCTACACGATCATCACCACCGAGCCCAATCAACTAGTTGCGAAAGTGCATAACCGTATGCCGGTGATCCTCGACCGGAAGTCCGAAGATATCTGGCTTGATCCGGAGATCACCAACCCGCAACTGCTCCTGCCATTGCTGACGCCGTACGCGGGGGAGATGCGCACCTTTGAGGTCTCAAAAGCGGTCAACTCTCCGGCCAATGACTCACCGTCGCTCATCGAACCGACCAGCCTGCTTTAG
- a CDS encoding cytochrome c3 family protein, giving the protein MRNSRDRIRFEIAGILLIVVLAATFVRVGRAGDSPRKDHSKIECSYCHAAVADIGSDELPNFDLSRQCQSCHKVGSGKESSQLSFHRTSNKRCGECHSFHETDQISASGQTFRFRFDKHSSQMAVCASCHGEGENPTMLSEGHKQAAQLYHADYGRFAELSPSQSCMLCHSESGPVGDLAASLKVPRFQDHGDHPLGVQVVAGSGEPGNRIKVRIDSRLRLVDGKIECQTCHTLSGQTHARLRDFTSLTELCNGCHSLE; this is encoded by the coding sequence ATGCGTAACTCCCGGGACAGGATCCGTTTTGAAATCGCAGGGATTCTATTAATAGTGGTTTTGGCGGCCACGTTTGTACGGGTCGGCAGGGCCGGTGATAGTCCACGCAAGGACCACTCGAAGATCGAGTGTAGTTACTGCCACGCGGCTGTGGCTGATATTGGGTCGGATGAGTTGCCGAATTTCGACCTTTCCCGGCAATGCCAGAGCTGCCACAAGGTCGGGTCGGGCAAGGAGTCCTCGCAGCTCTCATTCCACCGCACAAGTAACAAGCGGTGCGGTGAGTGCCACTCTTTCCATGAAACCGACCAGATATCTGCTTCCGGGCAGACGTTCCGATTCCGCTTTGACAAACATTCCTCGCAGATGGCGGTTTGTGCATCCTGTCATGGAGAGGGAGAGAATCCGACCATGTTGTCCGAGGGGCACAAACAGGCGGCGCAGTTGTATCATGCCGACTATGGTCGGTTTGCTGAGTTGAGCCCATCCCAAAGTTGTATGCTTTGCCACTCGGAAAGTGGTCCGGTAGGTGATCTGGCGGCGAGCCTGAAAGTCCCGCGTTTCCAGGATCACGGGGATCATCCCCTTGGCGTACAGGTAGTTGCTGGCTCCGGTGAACCTGGGAATCGAATCAAGGTCAGGATCGATTCACGGTTACGGCTGGTGGACGGAAAGATCGAGTGTCAGACCTGCCATACCCTCTCGGGGCAGACACATGCCCGCTTGCGCGATTTCACAAGTCTTACTGAACTCTGCAACGGCTGTCACTCGCTCGAGTAA
- a CDS encoding cytochrome c3 family protein, which produces MRPGKEYSRLRTTGIAAWSLVTVLATVGMAVAQGSFRESPHGSSLNGVQRLAAFPKGSCVQCHSGHDAGMARPYGLFQENSNELCMAQSEGGCHADQPSGGTTGYPATEINRLPLGSTDPGYFEYNSAGTRIPGVNNLVRWPGRVVWQNPIYSPHYIDVDMPIRDAFGNGSCDNCHDVHGGSSSRDMLDKTFNGIVGSQIGARASNYELCLSCHDINGPLGMDESSKHIADYYDRSINPDERSGHGVSDGNGYVPSGGRLPCYDCHNPHGSQGYANGGANGFLLSDERPGWYGLTDIQNDNVQVRRFCFGCHVSSDGQGGSPVEGITLQPLSANPMPHAYSHPKHCYDCHGSDYSSPTSYNVHHPDPGNNAGTVIESPAAGKIGRGRR; this is translated from the coding sequence ATGAGACCAGGCAAAGAATACAGTCGTTTGAGAACCACCGGGATTGCGGCATGGTCATTAGTTACTGTGCTGGCGACAGTGGGTATGGCTGTGGCACAGGGGAGTTTCCGCGAGTCACCCCACGGTTCATCACTGAACGGCGTACAGCGTCTGGCGGCATTTCCGAAAGGGAGCTGCGTACAGTGCCATTCAGGACATGATGCAGGAATGGCGCGACCTTACGGGCTCTTTCAGGAGAACTCCAACGAACTCTGCATGGCACAGTCAGAGGGGGGCTGTCACGCAGATCAACCATCGGGTGGAACGACCGGTTATCCGGCGACCGAGATCAATCGGCTCCCGTTGGGCTCGACGGACCCCGGGTACTTTGAATACAATTCGGCTGGGACTCGGATACCGGGAGTAAACAATCTGGTGCGGTGGCCGGGACGCGTCGTGTGGCAGAATCCGATCTATTCACCGCATTACATTGACGTTGATATGCCGATCAGAGATGCATTCGGCAATGGCTCCTGCGATAATTGTCATGATGTGCACGGCGGCAGCTCGAGCCGCGATATGCTGGACAAAACATTCAACGGGATAGTTGGGTCACAGATAGGCGCGCGGGCCTCGAATTACGAACTTTGCCTGTCATGCCACGATATCAATGGCCCGCTCGGCATGGACGAATCATCAAAGCATATCGCTGATTACTATGATCGCTCAATCAATCCGGATGAACGAAGCGGACATGGTGTATCCGATGGAAATGGCTATGTTCCAAGCGGTGGCCGTCTCCCCTGCTATGATTGCCACAATCCGCATGGCTCGCAGGGATATGCAAATGGCGGAGCCAATGGTTTTCTCCTTTCGGATGAACGACCCGGCTGGTATGGCCTTACTGATATACAGAATGATAACGTTCAGGTCAGACGGTTCTGTTTCGGCTGTCATGTTTCCTCCGATGGTCAGGGCGGCAGTCCGGTGGAGGGAATCACCTTACAGCCACTTTCCGCCAACCCGATGCCCCATGCATACAGCCATCCTAAGCATTGCTATGATTGTCACGGTAGTGACTACAGTTCACCGACCTCGTACAATGTGCACCATCCAGATCCGGGGAATAACGCAGGGACGGTGATCGAGTCACCTGCCGCCGGGAAGATCGGGAGAGGGCGCCGCTAA
- the fusA gene encoding elongation factor G has product MKEFASDKIRNVCLAGSRGSGKTSLTDTLAFLAGANNRVGRVDEGSSLFDYTEAEISRKTSLSLKLLAAVHQETKINLIDCPGHIEFMGELYSAMKVCETVGIVVDALAGMEIGTRIQWRAMPNEGLARFFFVNKMDRENVKWRAALDSIQTVIGKHAVAIQIPIGEAESFKGIIDLLHMKAYTFDAQGKRQDIDIPADLKADAEAQREALVETAAETDDALMEKFFADGTLSEAEVLTGLRNGILNGQLFPVLFGSMSKNIGARMILDFIVEYLPSPMQTPPVEAVKTGGTDKVMVKCDPNGKTLGFVFKTISESHMGDMSFFRVYSGKLHPGSELVNQKTSSSERIGHIYTFQGKNRVDIDGAVAGDIGALVKLRDTHTGNTLSEKDFSVSILPVNYPNPVMDVAVRPKAKGEEEKIGTGLNKLHEEDPTFRVHNDGALHQLVLYAQGSTHIEVLMEKLQKRFGADVELAKPKIAYRETVRGKVEKQYKHKKQSGGRGQYGDVYIRIEPNTRGAGFEFLNEITGGVIPGKFIPAVEKGVVEQMAHGGLAGAPVVDVKVALYFGSYHDVDSSDMAFKIAGSMAFKEGFLECKPVLMEPIYNLEVLVPNEFTGDVMGDLSSRRGKVQGMDPDGPNQKIRAQVPQAELYQYSVDLRSMTQGQGLYTVEFSHYEDVPRDTAEKIIAEAKADAAADA; this is encoded by the coding sequence GTGAAAGAATTTGCATCGGACAAGATCAGAAATGTCTGCCTGGCTGGCTCTCGTGGCTCGGGGAAAACCAGCCTGACCGACACCCTGGCATTCCTGGCAGGAGCCAATAACCGCGTCGGACGCGTCGATGAAGGCTCGTCACTCTTCGACTACACCGAGGCCGAGATCTCTCGCAAAACCTCGCTCTCGCTGAAACTCCTTGCCGCCGTCCACCAGGAGACCAAGATCAACCTGATCGATTGTCCCGGCCACATCGAATTCATGGGCGAGTTGTACTCCGCCATGAAAGTGTGCGAAACCGTCGGGATTGTCGTGGATGCCCTCGCGGGCATGGAGATCGGGACACGGATTCAATGGCGGGCGATGCCGAATGAAGGATTGGCCCGCTTCTTTTTTGTCAATAAGATGGATCGCGAAAACGTCAAATGGCGCGCCGCCCTCGACTCCATTCAGACCGTCATCGGCAAACATGCCGTCGCTATTCAGATCCCGATTGGCGAAGCCGAGTCTTTCAAAGGGATCATCGACTTGCTGCATATGAAGGCTTACACCTTCGATGCTCAGGGGAAACGCCAGGATATCGACATCCCGGCCGACCTTAAAGCCGATGCTGAGGCGCAGCGGGAGGCCCTCGTTGAGACCGCCGCCGAGACCGACGATGCTCTCATGGAGAAATTCTTCGCCGATGGTACTCTTTCTGAAGCTGAAGTGCTCACCGGTCTCCGCAACGGAATCCTTAATGGACAGCTTTTCCCGGTTCTCTTTGGCTCGATGTCCAAAAATATCGGTGCCCGCATGATTCTCGATTTCATAGTCGAATATCTGCCGTCGCCGATGCAGACGCCGCCTGTCGAAGCGGTCAAGACTGGTGGCACGGACAAAGTAATGGTTAAGTGTGACCCCAACGGCAAGACGCTTGGATTTGTCTTTAAGACCATTTCTGAGAGTCACATGGGGGATATGTCCTTCTTCCGGGTTTACTCAGGGAAACTTCATCCCGGCTCAGAACTGGTCAATCAGAAGACCTCATCCTCGGAGCGCATCGGCCACATCTATACGTTCCAGGGAAAGAACCGCGTTGATATCGACGGCGCTGTCGCCGGTGATATCGGTGCTCTGGTCAAGTTGAGAGACACCCATACCGGCAATACGCTTTCCGAAAAAGACTTTTCAGTCAGTATCCTTCCGGTCAATTATCCGAACCCGGTCATGGATGTCGCTGTCAGACCGAAGGCCAAAGGCGAAGAAGAAAAGATCGGAACTGGTCTGAATAAACTGCATGAGGAAGACCCGACCTTCCGCGTCCATAACGATGGCGCCCTCCACCAACTGGTCCTGTATGCACAGGGCTCAACTCATATTGAAGTGCTGATGGAGAAGCTCCAAAAACGCTTTGGCGCTGATGTCGAACTGGCGAAACCAAAGATCGCTTACCGCGAGACCGTTCGCGGCAAAGTAGAGAAGCAGTACAAGCATAAGAAACAATCAGGTGGTCGTGGTCAATACGGTGATGTCTACATCCGTATTGAACCAAACACCCGCGGTGCCGGTTTCGAATTCCTCAACGAGATCACCGGTGGCGTTATTCCCGGCAAGTTTATCCCCGCAGTCGAAAAGGGAGTGGTCGAGCAGATGGCCCACGGCGGTCTCGCCGGCGCTCCGGTCGTGGATGTCAAAGTCGCGCTCTATTTCGGTTCGTACCACGATGTCGACTCGTCGGATATGGCCTTCAAGATCGCCGGTTCGATGGCCTTCAAAGAAGGCTTCCTTGAGTGCAAACCGGTCCTCATGGAGCCAATCTACAACCTCGAAGTTCTCGTGCCGAATGAGTTCACTGGCGATGTGATGGGTGATCTGTCGTCCCGTCGCGGGAAGGTACAGGGGATGGATCCGGATGGTCCCAACCAGAAGATCCGCGCCCAGGTTCCGCAGGCTGAGCTCTACCAGTATTCTGTGGACCTCCGGTCAATGACTCAAGGGCAGGGACTCTATACGGTCGAGTTCTCGCATTACGAAGATGTACCGCGTGATACGGCAGAGAAGATCATCGCCGAAGCCAAGGCTGATGCTGCCGCCGACGCCTAA
- a CDS encoding YceI family protein, giving the protein MKSARSIAAAFALLALSAIGIQAEEWKVDRVHSSVNFTVKHMMVSKVNGQFTDFDGAVNLDRGDMSKTTVNFTIKTASINTDNERRDGHLRSGDFFLADSFPDITFSSTQVIPVSDSKYKLVGNLTIRGVTKEVTFDCTNNGYVDTPQAERSGFTATTTINRMDYGVKWDKTLDGGGLVVSNDVLITVELQIVKPKPEAKG; this is encoded by the coding sequence ATGAAATCTGCCCGCTCAATTGCGGCCGCATTCGCGCTTCTTGCTCTCTCTGCTATCGGTATTCAGGCCGAAGAATGGAAAGTTGATAGAGTCCATTCGTCAGTCAATTTCACCGTCAAGCATATGATGGTCTCTAAAGTGAACGGTCAGTTCACCGATTTTGACGGTGCGGTCAACCTCGATCGTGGGGATATGTCCAAAACTACCGTAAATTTCACGATTAAGACCGCCTCGATCAATACCGACAACGAGCGACGCGACGGTCACTTGCGTAGCGGTGACTTTTTCCTGGCCGATTCCTTCCCGGATATCACCTTCAGCTCTACCCAGGTGATCCCGGTCTCTGACTCAAAGTACAAACTGGTGGGAAACTTGACTATTCGCGGTGTCACCAAAGAAGTTACCTTTGACTGCACCAATAACGGATACGTCGACACTCCGCAGGCCGAACGGTCCGGCTTTACTGCCACGACCACGATCAATCGCATGGACTACGGTGTTAAGTGGGACAAGACGCTTGATGGCGGCGGCTTGGTGGTCAGTAACGATGTTCTGATCACAGTCGAACTCCAGATTGTGAAGCCGAAACCGGAAGCCAAGGGCTAA
- the rlmB gene encoding 23S rRNA (guanosine(2251)-2'-O)-methyltransferase RlmB, with product MGQNPRSLQQRRHTHSAPKGRGRTLDENGLFELIERIKGPAFLLVLDGVQDPHNLGACMRTAEAAGVHALIAPRDRAVSLTETVSRIAVGAAEKLPFVQVTNLARTLDQLKERGIWIVGAASEATESLYTTDLSGPLAVVIGFEGSGLRRLTREKCDFLVQIPMLGTMESLNVSVATGVCLFEAVRQRLGQSPSSK from the coding sequence ATGGGACAAAATCCGCGCTCGCTTCAGCAACGTCGCCACACCCACTCCGCTCCGAAGGGGAGAGGGCGTACCCTCGACGAAAATGGTCTCTTTGAACTGATTGAACGGATCAAAGGACCGGCCTTCCTTTTGGTACTCGATGGCGTCCAGGACCCCCATAATTTGGGGGCCTGTATGCGGACTGCCGAGGCCGCCGGTGTTCATGCCCTGATTGCCCCGCGTGACCGAGCCGTATCGCTCACCGAAACAGTCAGTCGTATCGCCGTGGGTGCAGCCGAAAAGCTCCCCTTCGTCCAGGTAACCAACTTGGCTCGTACCCTCGATCAGCTTAAGGAACGGGGCATTTGGATAGTCGGGGCCGCCTCTGAAGCTACCGAATCTCTCTACACCACGGATCTCTCCGGTCCCTTGGCAGTAGTAATCGGCTTTGAAGGCTCCGGTCTGCGTCGGTTGACGCGCGAAAAGTGCGACTTTCTGGTGCAAATCCCTATGCTTGGGACAATGGAGAGCCTCAATGTCTCAGTCGCCACAGGCGTCTGCCTCTTTGAAGCTGTCCGCCAACGTCTCGGCCAGTCTCCTTCCAGCAAGTAA